From the Budorcas taxicolor isolate Tak-1 chromosome 6, Takin1.1, whole genome shotgun sequence genome, the window ctaatgtcaAGTTTCCCCTGAATAGAAATCCATTTAATACAGGGAAAGGCACAAAACCCTGTCCTGGATTTATGGTGCCTTGATCAAGGGGGCTTCACTGACATTCATAGTTTGGACCACCTCTTATTTTGGTGGTCCATAGTGAGCTTGCAGTTGGGTGAGAGATAGGACTTGCGAAGATTGAAAGAAGGAGGATTATGAAAAAGGAACTGGAATGCATGACACTTCAACCCCATCCCACACATTCTCTTAGGCAGTGAGATTTTTGGAGAATTGTGAGTTTGGACATAGAAGGTCTGAAATTGGTCCCCACAAAACCATCAGAGCACACCCTCAGAAGGTCTCTGCTTGTCCCCAGGGGAACGTGCAGAGTTCAGAGGCTGGCAGCCTCTCCTTGTGCTTTAGAATGCATCAGCATGTGACCCCCACTGTGGGCTATGCTTTCACGAGTCAGAATAAGTTTCACCTTCATATCCTCTTCCCAGGGAGTACAGACCTTGCAGTTATTGTTTAATTCTGTCATTCCTCATTGCACTTGAAAAATAATATCTAGATCACAACTTGAATTGTCATACTTTTGATAACAATACCAGAAAGCTTCCCACCTCCCCctaccctgcccccaccaccattCAGTTGACTTTGAAGACTGGTGATAATACTCTGGGAATGGAAGCAGAAATATGTGTTAAGACTTAAgtattcctcatctgtaaagctcCAGAGTGACTCAGATGATAAGAATTTTGATCAATTCTCTAACATTAATTCCTATTATCCAGATATATGACTTTTGAATGTACTTTAAATGTTTAGTTTTTCTCATATTAGCATTTTCtacggtttccctggtggcttggttgTAAgcaatccacttgccaatgcaggagacacgagtttgatccctggatcaggaaaatcccctggagaaggaaatggcaacccactccagtacagtattcttgcctgggaaatcccatggacagaggagcctggcaggccataggacatggggttgcaaaagagttggacgtgactgagtgactaaacaacagcaacaaattctaattgtttttattaatttttgaactCATAAGTCAGTCTCTTAGAAATAGTATTTATAAATAGAAATTGCCTTTCTGTATAATACATACCTCAAAGGCTTATAATTGGGTCTGAATATTAGTACATTGGCAATAGTTCAAATCCTAATTTCTCATTCATCTCAAAATCTAAAAGCTACAAGTTTCCTCTCTAAAATCTTGGCGAACAGCATGATCACTACAATCTGAAACAGCAGTAGCAAAATACAGATTTTCAGTTCAGAAACAAAATGCAGACTGTCGGTACTTATTCAACTGGAAGAAGTCCGATGCCTTGTCAAAACTGATCTCATCAACAATTGAGGAAGTAAAATCATGTAACAGCAAACGAGCTGGTTGCtttcccatgtggcacagtggtaaagtatctgcctgccagtgcaggagatgcaagagacagggtttgatccctgggttggaaagatcccctagagaaggaaatggcaacccactccaagattcttgcctgagaaatcccataaacacaggatcctggtgggctacagtccaccggggggcgtcgcaaagagtcggctgGGACTAAATGATGGAGCATGCACGCAGCATAATTAGCTGGCATgctaaaataaactatttttttcataCATACTTTGGTCATTCTAGTGTGCTTTCTTTCACTCAACTGAAaatttaatgctgctgctgctgctgctaagtcgtgtcagtcatgtccgactctgtgtgaccccatagacggcagcctaccaggctcctccgtccctgggattctccaggcaagaacactggagtgggttgccatttccttgactATCATGTAAAAggtggaaaagatttttttttttttcatgaacaggCTATGGACCTCGATTCCATTTAAAAccgaaaagaaaatatcaaactgTCAAGAATCTAAGCAGTGAAGGCCAGAAAACACACTTCACaacaaaagaagaagcaaaattgTATCTCAGTTGAAATATCTACCCACAGTAAACATTGTCAGAAGCCTGCCTAACGATAGTCTTGGTTGCTTTGTGTGCTTTGATGTTGCCTCTGGCTCTTCTAACTGAATTACACTTGTTTTAAAGATTAAGTATGACTTCTTATACGAGAAAGAACATGTGTGCTGCTTGGAAGAATGGAGCAGCCCTGTGCACCAGAAAATTTACACCACCTTCATCCTTGtcatcctcttcctcctgcctctcatgGTGATGCTTATCCTGTACAGTAAGATTGGCTATGAACTTTGGATAAAGAAAAGAGTTGGAGATGGCTCTGTGCTTCGAACtattcatggaaaagaaatgtcaaaaatAGCCAGGTGTGTTGCATGGAACATTCACCTGTTTAAAACATTCACCTGTTTTAGAGACAGTGGCCAGAGATTTCAGATGCCTGGGTAATGTAATCAAAGTGTCATTGGTAATTTATGTTGAGCACATGCGCTGACTTTGAACTTTTGATTTTACATATGACAGAAAGAAAGAGCAAGATTGCCAGCTCCCAAGTCAGAGGGGAAGGTCACTGTTACAGATAGTTgcctgaaatttttttaattgttatagtTTCATCTGCATGTTGATACAAATTGCTGTGactctctcctctttctgctACTTCCCAGCCACTTGATGTGGATAAATCTCCTTACTCCCAAGCCCCCGACTTTCCTcgtatgtactgctgctgctgctgctgctaagtcgcttcagtcgtgtctgactctgtgcgaccccatagacggtagcctaccaggctcctccgtccatgagaatttccaggcaagagtaccggagtgggttgccatttccttctccaaccagaaAGCATCAAAATATCCATCCATACTTCCTCCTAcacaaggaatgatgctaaaagatGTGAGATGATATGTATAAAAATACTCTGGAAACCAgagtatgttatttattttaaattgttatcttatattttattttggggcttctctgatggctggctcagttggtaaagaatctgcctgcaatgcgggagacttgggttcaatccctgggttgggaagatccctagggaagggaatggcaacccactccagtaacgcacacatacacacccaaagAATGATGCTAACAAGAGTGAGATGATACTTATGAAAGTCCTTTGGAAGTGAGAgtatggtatttatttttaattattattttatattttatttttacctaagGGCTTTACTTTCTGATCATATGGactaacagaaatttaaaaacacagttaCTGCTATGGTACTTGTGGGCCATTTGGTTTATTTTATAACCTACACTGCGTGACACCAGCTTAGAAGTCTAGTGGTGGACAAAGTTTATCATTTCTTCAAGTGTGCAGCGACCTCTAGTGCCCGATTTGTATAAAGACGTACTCCGGCTCCATGAACAGGGTGCTAGACTGTTCAGCATCTTGGGACTTATTGCTGATTAAGCTCTCTATTTTCCTCCGAAGAAAAGGCTAACACGTTGAGATAATAATGAATGCGACTCGTTATAATTTGAAAATGTGCAGATCTTTTGCAGGCGTTAATCTCCTTTACGTGACTAATAGAGAAAACTCTGAATCCCTGGTTAATCGTATTACTTAATTATATAATGGAAGATTACATTTTAATTCTGTCCTGAGGACTTCCCATATTTTTCTAACACAGGCATGAGTGTTCTtcgatataaaatgaataagagtTTTGGCACTGAAGTTAGACTGCCTAGGTTTAAATCCAAACTAAACTTTATAGTTTAAATTCTCAACTTTCCGATCTGCAAAGCCATCTGACtttgcaagttacttaacctcctctgtgcctcagttcctgCATCTGTCCAATGGCTTGTCAGGAAGATTAATCTGTGCCAAGCATGTAGCATGCTGCTAGGCTCATAACAAGCACGTATCTTAAGGATATTTGTAATATGAGAAATATAGGGATGAGGGTAAAAACAATGGGGAAAGATGATAAACAGTTCACAGTTAGCCTGTCATGAGCTTCATTAgaggcttccctcctggctcagtggtagagaattcacctgcaatgcaggagatacaagagagagaggtttgatccctaggtcgggaagatgccctgaagaagggcatgataacccactccagcattcttgcctgcagaatcccatggacagaggagcctggcgggctacagtcctcagggtcacaaagagtcagacacaactgaagagactgagcatgcacgagCTTCATTTACATGTGAAAATTATCACTGAGAGGTCGAGACTTGACACATCTGCCAAGGGAAAGTTAACTGATACAGTGTATCCTTGTGGACCCAGGAAGAAGAAGCGAGCTGTTGTTATGATGGTGACAGTGGTGTCTCTCTTTGCTGTGTGCTGGGCACCTTTCCACATTGTTCACATGATGATCGAATACAGTGAGTGACTGTCCTTCTCATTTGGCGGAAGTTCTGGTTCATTCCCTGCTACAATGGACAGTGAATCATTGAAATGTTTAGCCATTCACTTGGGTAATCAAATCTCAAACATTTACTAGGTTTCTTTCAAGTTTTCAAGATAACCAGATCATTATGTGATGGGTAATTATATATGAGTATTATCAAAGCTTTAGTAATTatagaagataaagaaaaatgtttgagATGCATCTCCCATGCTATGCCATCTAGTCTCCCTAAGCCATTTAAACCCTGGGAGAGGTGTGACATCCTGTGAGCAGTCCCTATTTGGAACCCTCACTTGAGCCACATGAATTTAATACCACCTAGGATTTCAGCTAGACCTTTAATATACCATCTCTGATAATCTGAACCTTAACATGGTTCTCAGATGTTCGTGTTTCTGTAAGACAAATGGACATTTGAAGGGTGACTGAATCTTCCAGTTTATGTGGAGCTTGAAATCATGTTGAAATGCAATAAGCCCTCTAACATGTGCTGGGCTTGTAAGCCTAGATTCTCTAGCAAGGAGGACACATCACAAAAGTGGGTCTCCTTCAGACATCAGATGGCTCTCCCCAAAGTCTtacagaatttttcacagaaaattTTACATAGTTGTACAAGTGTAACTGTTTCATAAAGATGgaagataaacaaaaatgttgTCTTATGTTCATTCAAACAGATATCCATTCTAAAGcattacttttttatttcagGCAACTTTGAGAAGGAATATGATGATGTTACAATCAAGATGATTTTTGCTATAGTGCAAATAATTGGATTCTCCAATTCCATCTGTAATCCAATTGTTTATGCATTTATGAATGAAAActtcaaaaagaattttttatctGCAGTTTGTTATTGCACTGTAAAAGAAACCTTATCCCCAGCACGAAGGCATGGAAATTCAGGGATTACAATGATGCAGAAGAAAGTAATGTTTTCCCGGAAAGAGAACCCAGTTGAGGAGACCAAAGGAGAAGCCTTCAGTGATGGCAACATTGAGGTCAAGTTGTGTGAACAACCTGATGAGAAGAAACATCTGAAACGACACCTTACCCTCTTTAATTCTGAACTTTCTGAGAATTCTGGTCTAGGCAGTGGGCATTAATTATAACTGTCTTCATAATTCATGCTATTCATAGCTgaatctgaaaattattttgagcAAAAGTTAAAGACTTGCTTTTTACACATTCAGTGTAATGTGGCTTTCCATCTATTGCTAAGTTGGATGAGATAGCTTAacccttgtatttttttttcttacatttaataATTGAACACTATAATGTAATTTTTAGTGCATGATTGAAGGTTGGTGATAGTCTCTTGCAAATGAAGTCTGTCCAATAATCATAAAGCCAAAGacagtgaagacacagcaaaGTGACAGCTTAGGTTTCGAGGCAGATGCCTGGGTTTCAG encodes:
- the QRFPR gene encoding pyroglutamylated RF-amide peptide receptor — protein: MQSLNITPEQFSRLLRDHNLTRQQFISLYGLRPLVYTPELPGRAKLAFVLTGVLIFALALFGNALVVYVVTRSKAMRTVTNIFICSLALSDLLIAFFCIPVTMLQNISDNWLGGAFICKMVPFVQSTAVVTEILTMTCIAVERHQGLVHPFKMKWQYTNQRAFTMLGLVWLVAVIVGAPMWHVQRLEIKYDFLYEKEHVCCLEEWSSPVHQKIYTTFILVILFLLPLMVMLILYSKIGYELWIKKRVGDGSVLRTIHGKEMSKIARKKKRAVVMMVTVVSLFAVCWAPFHIVHMMIEYSNFEKEYDDVTIKMIFAIVQIIGFSNSICNPIVYAFMNENFKKNFLSAVCYCTVKETLSPARRHGNSGITMMQKKVMFSRKENPVEETKGEAFSDGNIEVKLCEQPDEKKHLKRHLTLFNSELSENSGLGSGH